Proteins encoded in a region of the bacterium genome:
- a CDS encoding ATP-binding cassette domain-containing protein, which produces MNRTLMEWKDISFRYAGTRQDALRNICLRLAAGELHLLAGPTGCGKSTLLKTVNGLIPSESAGRMEGGIFFDGERSSAPAGVRPDVGFMFQNPEDQLLCSRVESEIAFGPENLGLSVSEIGERIESALSAAAMGYKRGAAIHELSGGEKQRVALASALAMRPRILVLDEPTSQLDDSAAGQIVSALVELKNRFGLTILLAEHRIDRLLPYVDRLTLMGEGRIRGSFPRENLAQATPLLEELGLVPPPAEDRPRKTAPAARPRSVLLQASGISHRYPSAQRPALDDVSFDLRAGEILGLRGLNGAGKSTLLHALAGLLRLQAGAVAWFGDAPGRPDIRWLAGRVGFLFQNPDLMLTADTVEEEIGMGARFLGWPREQAAAAAERSIALLELEAHRRRNPFSLSRGERLRLALAALFATSPRVLLLDEPTAGLDRRFRLQFLARLRRWVDERPGERAAILCTHDQEALRAFADRTLHLAEGKFQEREDAREGGGNAA; this is translated from the coding sequence ATGAACCGAACGCTCATGGAGTGGAAAGACATCTCCTTCCGCTACGCCGGCACCCGGCAGGACGCCCTGCGGAACATTTGCCTGCGGCTTGCGGCGGGCGAGCTGCACCTTCTCGCGGGACCGACCGGATGCGGCAAGAGCACGTTGCTCAAAACGGTGAACGGCCTCATCCCCTCGGAGAGCGCCGGACGAATGGAGGGCGGCATCTTTTTCGACGGGGAACGCTCCTCCGCCCCAGCGGGCGTGCGGCCGGATGTCGGCTTCATGTTCCAGAATCCGGAAGATCAGCTGCTTTGCAGCCGCGTCGAGAGCGAGATCGCATTCGGCCCCGAGAACCTCGGCCTTTCCGTCTCCGAGATCGGGGAGCGGATCGAGAGCGCCCTCTCCGCCGCCGCCATGGGCTACAAGCGCGGCGCCGCCATCCATGAGCTCTCCGGCGGGGAAAAGCAGCGCGTCGCCCTCGCCAGCGCCCTCGCGATGCGGCCCCGCATCCTGGTCCTCGATGAGCCCACGAGCCAGCTCGACGATTCCGCCGCCGGGCAGATCGTATCGGCGCTCGTGGAACTCAAGAATCGCTTCGGCCTGACCATTCTTCTGGCCGAGCACCGCATCGACCGCCTCCTCCCCTACGTTGACCGCCTCACCCTGATGGGCGAAGGCCGCATCCGGGGCTCGTTCCCGCGGGAAAATCTCGCGCAGGCAACCCCCCTCCTCGAGGAACTCGGCCTCGTCCCTCCGCCCGCGGAAGACCGCCCCCGGAAAACCGCCCCCGCCGCACGGCCCCGGAGCGTGCTGCTTCAGGCGAGCGGCATATCCCACCGCTACCCCTCCGCCCAGCGCCCGGCGCTCGATGATGTCTCCTTCGACCTTCGGGCGGGCGAGATTCTCGGGCTGCGGGGGCTGAACGGCGCCGGGAAAAGCACCCTCCTCCATGCGCTGGCCGGATTGCTTCGCCTTCAGGCGGGCGCCGTCGCATGGTTCGGGGACGCGCCCGGCCGCCCCGACATCCGCTGGCTGGCGGGGCGGGTCGGCTTTCTCTTCCAGAACCCCGACCTGATGCTGACCGCCGACACCGTGGAGGAGGAGATCGGGATGGGCGCGCGCTTTCTCGGCTGGCCGCGCGAGCAGGCCGCCGCCGCCGCGGAGCGCAGCATCGCCCTGCTGGAGCTGGAAGCCCACCGGCGGCGAAACCCCTTCTCCCTCAGCCGGGGGGAGCGCCTGCGCCTCGCCCTGGCCGCCCTCTTCGCCACCTCCCCGCGCGTTTTGCTTCTCGATGAACCGACCGCGGGGCTCGACCGGAGATTCCGCCTTCAGTTTCTCGCCCGCCTGCGCCGGTGGGTGGACGAGCGCCCGGGGGAGCGGGCGGCGATTTTGTGCACCCACGATCAGGAGGCGCTTCGGGCATTCGCAGACCGGACGCTTCACCTTGCGGAAGGAAAATTCCAGGAGCGTGAAGACGCCCGGGAAGGAGGCGGAAATGCCGCTTGA